The genomic stretch AATTCCGCATTTATCGTTTTTACTAAACTCGATTTGCCGCTTCCGACCTTACCGATTAGGTATATAAACTCGCCTTTATCTACTGCAAGATTCACCCCCGAAAGCACGAGGTTTTCGTTTTGAAAGATGTTGGCACTCTTAATTTCGATAATTGTGTCTAGCGACATAAGCGTTTTTCTGTTGATGATAGTTCCTTATTAAAGGAGATTGCTACTTTTGTTGAGCTAAAATTAGAAATAAAAATTGCATCCGTGAGTTATTAAGAGAAAAAGGATGATTGTTTCTTTCATTTTGCTACTTTTAAACTCAATTGCATAAAAAACTAATTCTATATGGCCATCAGGAAGAAGATTGTTTTCTTGTTTATGCTCTTGCTTGCCGGTTCGGCTACTTTTGGACAGCAAACGGCTAGTTATACCCATCCCGATAAGTTATACAATCGGGCATTGGAACTATTCAACAAGGATAAATATGCTGCTGCTCAGAAGCAGTTCATCTTGTCATCGAAAGAGTATGCCGGTGAAAATACGCAGAAACTTGCTCTTTCGGAGTTTTACAAGGCCCTATGTGCGGTAAGGCTCTTTAATGACGATGCCGAGTTTTTAATCACCTCCTTCATTACCAACTTTCCCGAGAATCAAAAGGTAAATGAGGCTTACTTTGAACTGGCTAAGCTGCGCTATCGCCAAGAACGCTATGCCGACGCCATCACTTGGTTCGATAAAGTTGATCATAATGGTCTAACCGAAGAGGATCGAGCTGAGTTTTTCTTTAAACTGGGTTACGCCTGCTTTTCTCTGAATAACTACGAGCGGGCCTCTAAGTCTTTCTTCGAGGTGAAGGATACCGACAATAAATTTAATTCGCCGGCAACTTACTACTACTCTCATATTGCCTACCTACAACAAAACTATGCTACTGCTTTAAAGGGTTTTGAACGTTTGAAGGACGATGAAGTTTTTGCCCCAATGGTGCCTTACTATATTGTTGAAATCTACTTTTTGCAGAAGAATTACAGCAAGGTGATAGAATATGGCCCTGAGGTCTTGACTGGTGCCTCCGAAAAACGAGCACCTGGTGTGGCACGTTTTATTGGTGAATCCTATTACCGCAGCAAACAGTTTCCGGAAGCCTTGCCCTATCTCGAAAAGTTCCTAGCCGGGACTCAGAATCCCAGCCGCGACGACAGTTACCTTGTGGGGATAGTTTACTACAAGGCCGGCGATTTTGCTAAAGCCGCTCCTTTGCTCGAGAAGGCCACCGCTGGCGAAGACACACTAAGCCAAAATGCGGCCTACCATCTTGCCGATTGCTATGTAAAACTAGGCGATAAAAGCAAAGCGCGTGCGGCCTTTTCGCTTGCAGCCAAGAATAACTTCGATCCTGCAATTCGCGAGGATGCGCTCTTCAACTTTGCAAAGATCACCTACGATCTTTTTTACTCGCCATTCAACGAGGCTATCGATGCGCTGAATACATACATAAAGGAGTATCCAAATACGCCCCGCACCGATGAGGCTTATCGTTACCTTGCCATTGCCTATACCAACACCAAGAACTACACTGGTGCATTAGATGCAGTGCTGAAAATTGTAAAACGGGATGCCACCATAAATGAAGCCATTCAGAAAGTGGCTTACTTTAGAGGTCTTGAACTCTTTCAGAATTTGAACTTTAGCGAGGCTATAGCGAAATTCTCCATATCGCTCGAGAATCAATCCTACAACAAAACATTGGCTGCCCAAGCGCTCTATTGGCGAGGTGAGGCATACTACCGACTTGGCGATTATGTTAACGCCTCTTCCGACTATAGCCAGTTTGTACTCAGCCCTGGATCATTTTCGCTTCCAGAGTTCAATCAGGCTCATTACGGCATGGGCTACGCATGTTTCAAGTTGAAAGACTATGAGAATGCCATTGTTTGGTTTCGGAAATACTTAGCCTTTGCAGTTAAGGCAAAAGATCGGTTTATGGGAGATGCCTATAACCGTACCGGTGACTCTTACTTTATGCTTCGCCGCTTCTGGTTGGGAATCGATTACTACGACAAATCGCTAGAAACGGGATTGTATGACCCGGACTATGCTCTCTTTCAACGTGGCTTCTCACTTGGTTTGCTCGACCGACCAGAAAAGAAGCGGGAGTCGCTCATTTCTTTGGTTGATAAGTTTCCTTTATCACCCTATGTGGATGATGCCCTGTATGAGTTGGGCCGAACCAGCAACATGCTTCAGGATAAGGTTGCCGCTCAAAAATACTATTCAAAACTAATTGTAGAATATCCTGGTAGCAGTTACTATGTAAAGGCGCTTGTGGAAATGGGGCTGCTGAGCTATAATAGCGATGATGATGCAAAGGCGTTGGAATACTATCAGCGGGTTGTTGAGGAGTATCCTGGGTCGCCCGAGGCAAAGAACGCATTGCTAGGAATTAAAAATATATATGTCGATCGCAACCAAACGGATGCATACTTTGCATATACCAATAAACTTGGTGCATTCGCAGTTGTTGGACAAGCCGAGCGGGACTCGTTAACTTATTTAGGTGCCGAAAAAGTTTATATGAGTGGCGATTGCGAGAAATCTACTGCTAGTCTCAATAAGTATTTGGATGAATTTCCCAATGGAGGATTTGTAATAAACGCCAATTTCTATCTCGGCGATTGTGCAATGCGCAGCTCAGACTATGTGAAGGCCCTTGGTTACTTCTCGACAGTTGCCAGTAAACCTCGTAGCCCTTTTTCGGAGCAAGCGTTACTTGGTGCTGGTTCAGTGTCGTTCGCCCTCGAAAAGTATACCGATGCGCTTAACTTTTATCAGCAACTCGAATCCCAAGCCGAATTGAAACAGAATTTACTCGAGGCGCGTGTTGGTATGTTGAGGAGTGCCGTTAAGTTACAGAAGAATGAGAATATTGTTGTAGCCGCCGATAAGCTGCTCGCCACCGAAAAAGTTACTGAAGAAATGGTGCGGGAAGCACGGTTTAATAAGGCACAAGCACTGATGGCGCTGAATCGACTCGATCAAGCTTTCGACCAGTTTTCGGCAGTAGCCGCGAGCGTTAAGAGTAAGGAAGGAGCCGAATCTAAATTCCATATGGCTGAAATTCTCTTTATGCAAGCCAAATACGATAAGGCTGAGCAGGAAGTATTCTCCTTCGCTGAGAAAAATTCACCTCATCAATACTGGATGGCCAAGAGCTTTATTCTGCTTGCTCAGATCTACGTTCAAAAGAATGATCTTTTCCAAGCTAAGGCTACGCTTCAAAGTGTAATTGACGGCTATGCAAACAGTACCGATGGTATTATCGATACTGCTTCCGCAATGCTGGTTGATTTGGTGAAACGCGAGAAACAATCGCTCGAACCATCCACTACGGAGTCGGATCAAATTAAGATGGGACAGTAAAAAACAATTAACGTTAATTTGCAGAGGAATGAAACGAATATATATAGCATCAATACTTTCCATCATGAGTTTTGCCTCTTTTGCCCAAGGCAATATTGATAAGGAAGTTCAGGTAGTTAGGGCGTATGATCCAGTGCTCTCCGACGCGTTTAAAATAAATTTACTTCCCTCAATTGCGGATACCGTAAAGTTGATGCCAAACCTATCTTACGCTATCTTCTCGAAGGTTACCAATACCCAATTTAAGGTTTCTCCAATGCCTGCTGCCAAATTAATTGGCGAGCCGGTTTCGGCCATCACGCCCTTCTTTGTGAAGTTGGGGTTGGGTTCCACTATGTCGCCCCTTCTAGAAGCGTATTACGGAAGCGTTCGCAAGTCCGATCTTAACTATGGTGCCTACGTTAGGCACTTCTCCTCGGCGGGCAGGATTAAGCTGGATAATGGAAGCAAGCGCAAGGTGATGCAATCGGAAAGCGCTCTTGGACTAAACGGCAAAAAGATATTGGGGAACTCTGCTTTTGAAGCAAGCATGGATTATAACCGAAATCGGGCTACCTTTTATGGCGTCGATCCTACTTTTGTGGGAAGCATCGAGAATGATTCTTTGAAGCAGGTCACCAACAGGTTCGGGGTTGAATTAGGGTTGCACTCGCTCTATACCGATTCTACTCACTTAAATTACACGGGCAGGGTAGGATACACTTACTTTGGCGATAAGTTTTCCATGTCGGAGAATAATCTCGATATCTCTTTCTCCGGAAATCAGTTTTTCCAAACCGAACGCGTAGGTGGTGAAATACAAATCATGCATATTTCCAAGAGCAGTGAGTTGAGCAAGGAGCCAAACACCGTATTCAGGTTGGCTCCATGGATTGGCCTTTTTGGACCCGATTGGCGCGCAAAGGCAGGGGCTAACTTTGTTTCAAACAGTTGGGGTGGACAGAGTGATGTTTACATTTATCCCTTGGGTGAGATATCTTACGACGTAATCGGACACTACTTTATTCCCTATATCAATATTGGAGGCCATTTGGAGGTTAATAGTTACGAGAAAATTCTAAAGGAGAATCCATATGCTACGCCAGGATTAAACGTCCGAAATACGAACCATAAGTTTTCCTTTGAGGGTGGACTGAAAGGCAAGTTCTCCTCTTCTGTCTCGTTTAATGTGGCCGGTTCATTTTCGCTTTCCGATAGTCTTTACTTCTTTGTGAACAATTTTGCAACCAACCCTAGCACTTTTGGGGTAGTTTACGATAATGCTCAGGTTACCCACTTCTGTGGTGAGCTTGTGGTAGGTGTTTCACATACATTTAGCCTTATCGGTCGTGGAGAGGTGACTCGCTATTCGCTTGACAAAATTTCCAAGCCATGGCAAAAACCATCTTGGGAGATTACCGTATCCTCACTATTCAACCTGAAGGATAAAATCTACATCAAGGCTTCGTTGGTGGGTGTGGGTGAGCGATTTGCTTATGCCGGCGATGGCGGTGTTCCTGGAGATGTAACTTCGGTTAAGTTGGATCCGATTCTCGATCTCAGTTTGGGTCTTGAGTATAGGATTACAAAGGATTTTACAGTGTATACCGATTTTAACAATATAGCGGGTGGAAGTTACTACCAATGGTATCGCTACTCCACATATGGGTTTAATGCCTTAGCAGGTATTACGCTCTCTTTTTAGTTCGCTTTCTGTTGATAAGTTTCCACACACTGTTGTATAACTCTTCTGCTGATAGCGAATATTTTGCTATCTTTGAGGGTTGTATTGAAAAATTAGTTGTTGGTTATTAGCCCATTGATTTTATGAAACGGGCGTAAATGTGAGTTTTCAATGAGTGGTATCGAGAACGAAATGGACAAGGTAATTACGCCGTCCGAAAATATTTCAAATGGCAGCTATTCTGCCGACAGTATTCAGGTTCTTGAAGGACTTGAGGCCGTTCGTGTTCGCCCATCTATGTATATTGGCGACGTTGGCTCTCGTGGATTACACCATCTTGTTTACGAGGTGGTCGATAACTCTATCGACGAGGCAATGGGTGGCTATTGCAAGAACATCGACGTTACTATCAATGAGGATAACTCTATCACCGTTGTTGACGACGGACGGGGTATTCCGGTTGATTTGCATGAGAAGGAGCAGAAATCTGCACTCGAGGTGGTTCTTACCGTACTCCACGCTGGTGGAAAGTTTAACAAGGATAGCTACAAGGTTTCCGGCGGTCTTCATGGAGTTGGTGTTTCTTGTGTGAATGCACTTTCTATTAAGTTAGTGGCAGAGATTCATCGCAATGGTAAAATATATCGACAAGAGTTTAGTGAGGGTAAGCCTCAAACCGGAGTTGTAGTGGTTGGCGAAACCACAAGAACCGGTACTACCATTACATTTAAGCCCGATGCAACTATATTCAACTTGCTTGAGTATAATTCTGAAATTCTAACTTCTCGTCTCCGAGAGTTGGCATTCTTGAATAAGCGCATTCGACTCACCCTTACCGATAGGCGCGAAATTGAAGAGACAGAGGATGGCCCTGTATTCCATAAAGAGGAGTTTTATTCGGAAACTGGTTTAGTTCAGTTTCTTGAATTTCTGGATGCCACTCGTGAAAAGTTGATTGAGATTCCAATCGCCTTTGAGACCGAAAAGAATGGTGTTCCGGTTGAGGTGGCTATTCAGTATAATACCAGCTATAACGAAAACGTTCACTCCTACGTCAATAATATCAATACTATTGAAGGTGGAACGCACCTTACCGGCTTTCGTAGAGGTCTTACTCGTACCCTAAAAAAGTATGCTGAGGATAGTGGTTTACTTAAGGCGGTAAAATTTGAGATCAACGGCGATGACTTCCGTGAAGGACTTACTGCCATTATTTCGGTTAAGGTGGCCGAGCCTCAGTTTGAGGGTCAGACTAAAACCAAGTTGGGTAACTCCGATGTTTCAATTGTAGTGGATCAGGCCGTAAGCATGGCCTTAACCAACTACTTGGAGGAGAATCCTCGTGATGCTAAAATTATTGTTCAAAAGGTTATTCTTGCTGCTACTGCTCGTCATGCTGCCCGTAAGGCGCGTGAGCTCGTTCAGCGCAAGTCTGTACTTTCCGGATCGGGACTTCCCGGTAAACTTGCCGACTGCTCCGAGAGGGATCCTGCTGCTTCCGAGATATTCTTTGTCGAGGGAGATTCTGCAGGTGGAACGGCTAAACAGGGCCGTGACCGGAAATTTCAAGCCATTATGCCTCTCCGTGGTAAAATTCTCAACGTAGAGAAAGCCATGGTTCATAAGATCTTTGAGAACGAAGAAATCAAGAATATATTCACCGCATTAGGTGTTCATATTGGCACCGATGAGGATAGTAAAGCATTAAATGTTGATGGTCTTCGCTATCACAAGGTGATTATTATGACCGATGCCGACGTGGACGGAAGCCACATCGATACCCTTATTATGACCTTCTTCTTCCGCTACATGAATCAGATTATTCAGAACGGTCACCTTTATATTGCCACACCGCCACTTTACCTTATTAAAAAAGGGAAGGAAGAGCGCTACTGCTGGAATGAAGAGGAGCGCGTGAAGTATGTTGAGGAGCTTGGTAAAGGCAAAGAGGGTAGTGTGCATATCCAACGTTATAAAGGTCTTGGAGAGATGAACGCCGAACAACTTTGGGACACTACCATGAACCCCGAAAACAGAATACTACGTCAAATTACCATTTCGAGTGCTGCCGAAGCCGACCGTATCTTCTCTATGCTTATGGGTGACGAAGTTCCACCTCGCCGTGAGTTTATCGAGAAGCATGCAAAATATGCAAGGATCGATAGCTAGGATGTAATGATATTCAATTAAAGAAGGGCGATTCAGTTGAATCGCCCTTCTTTAATTTTCTTCTGGCGTAATTCATTTTTCCAAAAAAGTAAAGGGCTGTTTCTGTCTGCCTGCCACTCGGGTCATATGCACGCCAAATTCCGTGCGGCTTCGTATTGATGTAATCTCCTGCTGTTTCTAACTTTCCATCTGTATTAAATGTGAGCCAATGACCATTCTCTGCCCCATTAATAAAGTAACCTTCGGATTTGGAATGCCCATTTTGGTTATAAACAATCCATAAGCCCGCGTATTTTCCTTCAATAAAATCGCCCTTTGAAAAAATACTTCCAGTGGAATAGAATGCTTGCCAGCAACCTGTCTTAATCCCTTTCCTGTAATTTCCAATTTCTTTTATCAGTCCTGATGCATAGAATTCTGTGAATAATCCATCTAGTTCGCCCGCTGAGTAGTGTGATAATTCTTGGATGTTTCCGTTTTCTAAATAGCTTGAGAGTTCACCCTCAATTTGACCCACAACCATAAGGCTCTTTCGTTTAAGCCCCCCCGACAAGTAGTAGGTGTAGAGCGTGTCGGTCCAACTCCCATTCTTTTTTTTGCCAATTTCCCTCTTTTCCCCGGTGGGATAGTTCGACATGTAGTTCCCCTCCTCAATGCCATTGATCATTTCTCTGTCAATTAGAAGAACACCCTTGTCGTCGAAATCGAGTTGACGGCCCGATTGTAGGCCACTTTTGTATTCGTTTTCGTGCTGTTTTATGCCATTTTCGCGGTAGGTTATTATGACTCCGTTCGGTAAATCAGTAGAGTAGTTGCCAGTTTGAAGTAACAGTTTGTTCGGGCCATATATCCTGAATGGTCCATCTTTTTTATTTTTATTAAACGACCATACTGCTTTAATTTCGCCATTATCATAAAAGGTTTCCCATGTTCCGGTGAGCATATTGTCTGTATACTGGCCACACTGCATCTTTATCCCATTTTCAAAGAAGTAGCAGTATCTTCCAGATTTTAGGGTGTCGGTGCCAACAACTTTTATCTCGTAATGCTCCTTCATGTTTCCAGAAGGGTAGTATGTTTTCTTTCTCTGCTGACCGGAGGCCAGATGTGTAAAAAAAACTCCCCCAATAAGGAGGAGTATGGGTTTTGTTAAATATGCCATAGTCTTTTATTTTACCTCGTAGCGTATTTCCGCTCCTTCAAGGCTAGTTTTGCTGCCATAATCTACAATCGCTGCGATGGAGTAAATACCCTTTGGCAATAGTTCTGGAATAGTGAAAACAACCTCTCTAGTGTTTTTTGGAAATGTTTCAAGTTCCATCTCACTATATTTTTTCTCCTCGAGCGTCTCAAGATTTGTAACCAGCATAAATGTCTTGCAGGAGGTAATGGACTCGCCTAAATTATCAATGGCTCCTGAGAATGTGAGTGTCCCTTGTTTTGTTGCAGGTATTTCCTTGAGGTTGTAAATTTTAACCTGTTGATTAGTATTCGATTTTGGCGTTTGATTTACGGTTATTCCAATTCTACCTGCAAGTTTCATCCCTGCAGAAATTCCTTTGGCAACATTGGCGGCGGTTTGTTCTTGAACTGGTTGAACATAGAGCATACACCACGCAGACATATATTCGTTCGAGGGAACCATCATTGTAACGGTAATTGTCTTTTCTTCGCCAGGGTTTAGATCGAAAAATGAAGGGTTGATGTTCAACCAATTGGCGCAGGTGCGTTTCGTTGTGTTTGGTGGAAGAACATTCTTCCCACCATTTCCGGAGGGTATATAGTCGTAAATTGCAAAAAGGAAGGATTGTTTTTTACTCCCATGGTTTTTCACTGAAATTGTTTTGCTTTGGTTTTCCCCTGGCTCTGCACTGTATAATAGTTTGGCCGGAGCTAGTTCAAAATCCTGAGCAATTAGATGGTTGCCAGTAATAATGGCAAAAAAAACAAAAAAAATGATCCTTTTGATGAATGATGCGTTCATAGAGTTATATTTTGCGTTAAATTTATGCAAAATTTTGTAATTTTAGACAACATTTTATTATTAGGTATAATCTTACCCAACTTGGCATTAGAATTTTTATGGTTAAACGGATATCTTTAATTGCTTGGTTTATCATTCTCAATCTCGTCTGTTTATTTGATGCCAATCTTAATGCTCAGGAGTTGCGGTCGCTTTCAAAGCCACTCCAGAATAAGGTGGAGGAGTATTTAGAGTTGGCTAATCGATATACTGCTGCTGGTAATAACCAACAGGCGGTAATGTATCTTAGTAAAGTGGCTTTTTTATATTGGGAGAATGGACTATTACGAGAAGCTGCTGAACTATTTCTCAAATCGGTTCCTCAAAACGAGAAAGTTGGCAATTATAATGACATTAAAGCCATATATTCGAATGTTGGTTTGATATATTCCGATCTTGATAAGATTGATCTTGCTCAAGATGCCTTTGAAAAAAGCCTTGTTGTCCGTAAAAAACTAGGTAACAGAACGGAAATTTCCTCCGGGATGATTGATGTTGGGTATATTTATATTGTTCAAAAACGACATGAACAATCCATAAAAATTTTAGAAGAAGCACTTTCTATTGCGACTGACCTTGATGATGCTCGTTTAATTTCGAATGCTTGTCGTCTGCTGGGTATTGCATACGATGCTCGTGGTATGGTTGCAAAGGCAAGGGATTATGAAGCAAAGTATCTGACCTATAAGCGACTTTTTGAATCGAAAACGGTTAAAGAGGAGTATGAAGCTAAGGTAGGCAAAACAATGGCCGAAACCGAGCGAGAACGTATTGAAAAGCGTGCGAAGCAGCTGGAACTAGACCTGCAGAAGTTGACTGCTGCTGCTGCCCAAGATTCTCTAGGTTCTGTTGTAAAAGCTACCGAAGATTCTCTGCGCAATGCAGAGCGTTTGAGCCGCCAGCGGCAGTTGGAAATTGGGCTTCTCAACAAGGAGAAAGCTATTAAGGAGTTGGCCCTTAAAGAGAAAGAAGCGGTCCAGAAAAATCAACAGCTGATAATATACTCTATACTCGGAGGAATGCTGCTACTGATTATATTGGCGGTAGTTATGCTGTACGGGTATCGATCCAAGCAGCGTGCCAATAATCGACTAGAAAGTCAAAACCGAGAGATTGGAGCCCAACGCGACCATATTCGTAAGCAAAATGAGAACATCACCAAGAGTATAAACTACGCGCAGGGTATTCAAAAGGCACTTTTGCCGTCGCAAGATACGTTAGTGGGTTTTCTTGAGGATTCGTTTATTTTCTTTCGTCCCCGCGATTTGGTTAGTGGTGATTACTATTGGTTTGCCCCAATTCTTAGTGGGGACGATTACTACGAGCCGGGTAGAGGGAAGTTTGCCATTGCAGCCATCGACTGTACTGGGCATGGCGTGCCGGGGGCGTTCCTTTCCATGATTGGTTATAATCTGTTGAATGAAATTATTCGTGCAGGAATACATACGCCAAGCCTTATTCTACAGCGATTAAATCAAGATATTCGCAGGGTTTTGCGCCAAGACGAAACCGATAATCGCGATGGTATGGATATGACTCTCTGTGTTATCGACTTCGACAAGAATGTTTTGGAGTATGCTGGAGCTAAAAATCCCTTGCTCTATATTAAAAATGGAGAGATGATTCGGATTAAGGGCGACAAAGAGCCAGTGGGCGGATTTCATACCGAGCAGTTGCGCACGTTTACTAATCACACCATTGATATTGATGGACCAACCTATTTTTATCTCTTCTCCGATGGGTATGCCGACCAATTTGGCGGACCAGCAGGCATAAAAATCATGCTGAAAAGTTTCCAAGATATGCTTTTTGAGAACCATCAGAAATCAATGGAAGATCAGAAGGCTATTTTGAGGAATCACTTAATAAACTGGATAGGCAGCGATTTTAAACAGGTGGACGACGTTTTAGTGATGGGATTTAAGTTGGGGTAGTTCAACAAATACAGTCTATTCATCAACGTTTAATAGTTTTAGTTGTCAGATAAATAAACTTTACGTATAATTACTAAGTTAAATTTAAACCTTCACGCTATGAAAAAGTTATTATTAGTCTCATTGGCAATAATTTCGATTACAGTTGCAAAAGCGCAGCCTGTCTCGGATATTGCCATTATCCCCATTGGGGTGTCTCTAAATTCAATACTTCGACTCCAAGTTGTTTCGGGTGGAAATGTTGAGTTTGTTGTTAACACCATCGCTCAGTATACCGCAGGAATACTCACCGGCCCTGCAACAACAACTACTTTTACAGTAGCTTCGTCTGTTAATTACGAAGTGAACTTGTATGCAGAAAGTGATTTAACTGGAAATGATATTGGTTTAACTATTCCTGCCGCAAATATCGGGTATCTAACAACATTAACAGGAACAGGAGCACCCGCTAATTATGTTATTGCTATCACTGCTAAACCACTCCTTATTGGTAAGGGTGCTATTGGAGGGCTTACTGCTATTATTAAAAACGCAGTAGGTGTTTCGATTGCTGGTAATACTGCGGCTAATACTTTTACTATTGGTTGGTCGCTGGCTGATGGATTTGTTGGCTCTGCCGGTACATTGCTTTCTCAAAACATAACCCCAGACAGATATGCTGTAAATGCATTCTTAGATTTGGATGGATTGTAAGAGATGATTTGGGCTATCCATTAATATTTGTTGATGGATAGCCTTTTTTTACATTTTTTTAATTGGTTTAAATGGTGCTGTACCGCCTACTTATACGCTATACCGTAATATTGTTTCTTCTTTTCTGTGGTTCATTAAAAGGCCTGCACGGTCAAACCATGGGGGTTGTTGTAGTTAGTGGCGGCACGGTACAATTTCAGTTCAATTCATATCAAAAGATTAAAGACGGTATTAGTTATCCTAACTATTCTAGGGTGAAGATTTACTCAATAAATGTGGATCCAGCTTGTAAAGGTTGGAAGTTGTATTGCAAGTCGAATAGTTTAGTTTTAAGTGACGATGGTTTTTCTTCCTTATCTCTAAGTTACGTAAAAGTAACTCCAAAATTTGAATCAAGTGATTTTCCCGGAGGTACAGTTGTTTATCCCGGTTTTATTCTCAGTGATATAGGTGTTGGAAATGTAATTGCAGAAAGCACTACAGTGGGGCTTTATAATGCAAAAAAAGCTATGATTGTTCTCGATATCGCTTTTGCTACATCGCCGGGGTTTGTCGGGTTAATTGACGTTAAATCTGGTTATTATTATTTGGATCTTGTATTTAAAATAGAAGAAATATTTTAATCAATATGTTTCGAAAATGGACTGTTGTAGTTTCATTCTTTATAGCGTTGCTTTGTAATGGAGCGGCAATGGGACAATACTTTCTTTTTCGTAATAATGATAAAGTAGCCATAGATATTAGTTTTGCCATTAGTAATCAAGAGTTGAACAAGGAATTGTTTTTTAACGTTCTAAAGGTCAAGAATACTGATGCCTCAGCTTCAACTTTTGTCGTAGATTTTACGGCTCCCAGTGGCTGGCAGATAATTGGGGAAATTTCTCGGGAAATAACGCTAGCCGCTTACGATTCTATTTTAATTCCAATCCGAATTGCTGTGCCAAAAGAGGCAAAAGGGGAAGTTGCGTATTCAATAATTGCAACAATAAAGGATAGGTCAGGGAATGTTGTGAAAAATGAGTATTGTTACGTTAAAATTCCGAAAAGTAAGGATTTGTCCGTCAGGTTTTTGGATAGATATATCTTTATTTCATCCAATGAAACTAAATCGGAGTTTCGTTTGCAATGTAAAAATAATGGTAACCAAGCGGAACAATTATATTTTAATATGGAGTCTGGGCGAGGACTTGTATTTGCACGATCATACGCTCAAAACTTATCTTCTGATATAAATTTGCCTCCATTTACTGATACTATTATTAGTTTTCCTGTTATCATGAATGTCAGTGATAAACAGCTTAGTCAAGGTTTTTTTGCTGTTAATGTAAAAGCGTCTACTCAGGATACTTCATTT from Williamwhitmania taraxaci encodes the following:
- a CDS encoding motile sperm domain-containing protein, translated to MNASFIKRIIFFVFFAIITGNHLIAQDFELAPAKLLYSAEPGENQSKTISVKNHGSKKQSFLFAIYDYIPSGNGGKNVLPPNTTKRTCANWLNINPSFFDLNPGEEKTITVTMMVPSNEYMSAWCMLYVQPVQEQTAANVAKGISAGMKLAGRIGITVNQTPKSNTNQQVKIYNLKEIPATKQGTLTFSGAIDNLGESITSCKTFMLVTNLETLEEKKYSEMELETFPKNTREVVFTIPELLPKGIYSIAAIVDYGSKTSLEGAEIRYEVK
- a CDS encoding SpoIIE family protein phosphatase → MVKRISLIAWFIILNLVCLFDANLNAQELRSLSKPLQNKVEEYLELANRYTAAGNNQQAVMYLSKVAFLYWENGLLREAAELFLKSVPQNEKVGNYNDIKAIYSNVGLIYSDLDKIDLAQDAFEKSLVVRKKLGNRTEISSGMIDVGYIYIVQKRHEQSIKILEEALSIATDLDDARLISNACRLLGIAYDARGMVAKARDYEAKYLTYKRLFESKTVKEEYEAKVGKTMAETERERIEKRAKQLELDLQKLTAAAAQDSLGSVVKATEDSLRNAERLSRQRQLEIGLLNKEKAIKELALKEKEAVQKNQQLIIYSILGGMLLLIILAVVMLYGYRSKQRANNRLESQNREIGAQRDHIRKQNENITKSINYAQGIQKALLPSQDTLVGFLEDSFIFFRPRDLVSGDYYWFAPILSGDDYYEPGRGKFAIAAIDCTGHGVPGAFLSMIGYNLLNEIIRAGIHTPSLILQRLNQDIRRVLRQDETDNRDGMDMTLCVIDFDKNVLEYAGAKNPLLYIKNGEMIRIKGDKEPVGGFHTEQLRTFTNHTIDIDGPTYFYLFSDGYADQFGGPAGIKIMLKSFQDMLFENHQKSMEDQKAILRNHLINWIGSDFKQVDDVLVMGFKLG